From one Ctenopharyngodon idella isolate HZGC_01 chromosome 15, HZGC01, whole genome shotgun sequence genomic stretch:
- the laynb gene encoding layilin, translated as MEFMKLIGTVLAVCFHPSCASSAFGDNRICRRGTEKPCYKITSFQDSRLRASFEAARQKCREDDGELLSIETENEQRLVEKFVQEHWATDGDFWIGLRRSPQYNADCSAQYYWLDYSPATFRNWLLTEPSCGLDQCVALFYRPSSAAIQKKRNLFKWTDYNCNSKNNFICKYSDEKHPVPTPAGNITTHTGIDDLTLVPKHPPITVDNERIKTELSESSVSISDDAINIYYILLAILPVMLLLILVVSGVFCFRVMSRRSCEGWGSQWESNAGVYSEARIPITDYTKKHKGVIGL; from the exons ATGGAGTTCATGAAACTGATCGGAACTGTTTTGGCAGTTTGTTTCCATCCCAGCTGCGCATCAAGCGCGTTCGGTG ATAACAGGATATGCCGGAGAGGGACAGAGAAGCCCTGCTATAAGATCACAAGCTTCCAGGACAGCAGGCTCAGAGCAAGCTTTGAGGCAGCCAGACAGAAATGCAGGGAGGATGATGGGGAGCTGCTCAGTATTGAGACCGAGAATGAGCAGCGTCTGGTGGAGAAGTTTGTTCAGGAGCACTGGGCCACTGATGGAGACTTCTGGATTGGGCTACGAAGGAGCCCACAATATAATGCTGATTGTTCAGCGCAGTATTACTGGCTGGATTACAGTCCGGCCACATTTAG GAACTGGCTGTTGACAGAGCCCTCTTGTGGCCTTGATCAGTGTGTGGCGTTATTCTACCGGCCCTCGTCTGCTGCTATCCAGAAGAAACGCAACCTGTTCAAGTGGACTGACTACAATTGCAATTCCAAGAATAATTTCATCTGCAAGTACTCAGATG AAAAGCATCCTGTCCCCACTCCAGCAGGAAATATCACTACACATACAG GTATTGATGACCTGACTCTGGTGCCAAAGCACCCGCCCATTACAGTGGACAATGAAAGAATAAAAACTGAACTCTCAGAGTCTTCAG TTTCTATTTCAGATGACGCAATTAATATTTACTACATCCTCCTAGCCATTCTACCTGTGATGCTGCTGTTGATATTGGTGGTGTCGGGGGTGTTCTGTTTCAGAGTCATGTCAAGGAGGTCT TGTGAAGGATGGGGAAGCCAGTGGGAGTCTAATGCAGGGGTGTACAGTGAAGCTCGGATTCCCATAACTGACTATACAAAGAAGCATAAAGGTGTCATCGGCTTGTGA